Sequence from the Ochrobactrum sp. Marseille-Q0166 genome:
AGGTTGCCGACTTCCCAAAACGGAGAAACCATAAAAAAATTTTATCCCTTTTATAAAAAATGAATGTCTTTCCCCTTCACTATAAAGATGTTTCTTTAAAAGAATCCAGAGAAGACATAACGATTTTTGATTGAAAATATCGTTTCGTTAAAGCGAAAAGGGAGTTTCAATGCGTTCTTTCAAACTTATTTCTTTAACGCTGGCGGCGTTTACCGGGCTCGCCGGTGCAGCCTACGCAGGCGATCCGGAAGCATGTGCAACTATTCGGTTGTCGGATCCAGGCTGGACAGACATTACATCAACCAATTCGATCGCTAGCGTTCTGCTTGACGGACTCGGCTATAAAACAGATATAAAAACCATGTCGGTGCCTATTGGATACGAAGCACTTAAAACCGGGAAAATAGATGTTTTTCTCGGTAACTGGATGCCTGCGCAGCAGAAATTCAGAGATGATCTTGATAAGTTAAATGCTGCTGAAGTTCTGGTTAAAAACCTCGAAGGTGCGAAATTTACGTTGGCCGTGCCTGATTATGTAGCACGTGAAGGCGTAAAGGATTTTGCTGATCTTGCAACACATGCTGAAAAATTTGATAAACAGATATTTGGCATTGAGCCGGGAGCGCCAGCTAATGAGAATATTCAGAAAATAATTGAAGACAAAAAATTCAATCTGGATGGCTGGAGCATCGTTGAATCGAGCGAACAAGCCATGCTGGCCCAAGTGGATCGGAAAAATCGCGACAAGCAATGGGTTGTTTTTCTGGCGTGGGCTCCTCATCCGATGAATACCAAGCTTAACATCGCGTATCTCACTGGTGGTGATGATTACTTTGGTGCAAATTATGGTGGTGCAGAAGTTTATAGTGTTTCACGAACTGGCTGGACCGCAGAATGTCCAAATGCGGCGAAGTTCTTTCAGCAATTAACATTCACTATCGATACAGAAAATGAGCTCATGGATAAAATCCTGAATGAGGGAGTTGACGGGCCTACAGCGGCCACAGAATGGCTTAAGAAAAACCCCGAACAGATCGATGCATGGTTGCAAGGTATAACCACTTTCGATGGTAAGCCGGGCGCTGCTGCCGTGAGGGC
This genomic interval carries:
- the choX gene encoding choline ABC transporter substrate-binding protein; protein product: MRSFKLISLTLAAFTGLAGAAYAGDPEACATIRLSDPGWTDITSTNSIASVLLDGLGYKTDIKTMSVPIGYEALKTGKIDVFLGNWMPAQQKFRDDLDKLNAAEVLVKNLEGAKFTLAVPDYVAREGVKDFADLATHAEKFDKQIFGIEPGAPANENIQKIIEDKKFNLDGWSIVESSEQAMLAQVDRKNRDKQWVVFLAWAPHPMNTKLNIAYLTGGDDYFGANYGGAEVYSVSRTGWTAECPNAAKFFQQLTFTIDTENELMDKILNEGVDGPTAATEWLKKNPEQIDAWLQGITTFDGKPGAAAVRAKLGL